A portion of the Psilocybe cubensis strain MGC-MH-2018 chromosome 10, whole genome shotgun sequence genome contains these proteins:
- a CDS encoding Hypoxia up-regulated protein 1: MRLLTLWSLVSLSLLTYLPQYSLASVLAIDYGNDFIKASLMKPGVPFDVILNKDSKRKISSVVAWKKGDRLFGQDAFNLASRFPSDTFSSLKLLQASPFDAPVVSYYGKVSTSDVVESDRKTVSLVQSDGTEWAVEELVAMEFAYIKHLAELVANEKVSDVIVTVPPYFSQFERDAIADAIEISGLRTLALINDGTAVAVNYAMTRTFSTPEYHIIYDAGASGIRATVASFTTASDPKTGASGTHIAVAGVGYDRDLGGIELDRRMREILIEAFNTKHRRNIREDKRGMAKLWKEAQRVKAILSANTEVISNIESLAWDIDFKTKVTRAQFEAACEDLKGEFAKPIESALKNAGLTLDNITSVILMGGSTRTPMIQAALKAAVGEDKIATNVNTDEAAVLGAALHGASLSRQFKTKNIKVSDIGVHDVQVSYFAAPTSSNTRPRSITTLIFPAGSKVGTKKVLTFKRKEDFSLFLDYKNPVAPGFPTRMLEVDLGNVTEAIANLTERGATDPVVKATLTLSESGFVSVTDAIAFGEIKDESLTGKLKGLFGGGSSSSDEATQSAENVPPRDSDTASPSSSAAAETPSSSAAAEKDKKPAVPVENTIPLTISVRFTTIPPMTVDEKKKARGRLRAIDLEESAKSRREEARNTFESYLYRLRDLLNDESADTPFKKCSQSSERQAISEKLDESFAWLFDRGDLAETSQFLDKRIALETLEKPIIHRYQEIEAFPQALNNSQMWNWSTRLFLQEARANLTAELAADLPSKWTKDELDGLEKTLREHEAWLSEWVEKQKSVKSNEDPVIETTEMKARAKVLETHLQKLWKRKVPKVIKKKPKPTATTSAETPVETDGAAGEEENGEEAPFNEGAGEEDQVPLQEDDRPHDEL, encoded by the exons ATGCGGCTATTGACTCTATGGAGTCTCgtttctctctccctcttaACATATCTTCCCCAGTACTCCCTGGCGTCTGTCCTCGCGATCGACTACGGCAATGACTTTATCAAGGCGTCTCTAATGAAACCCGGTGTTCCCTTCGACGTGATATTGAACAAGGATTCTAAGAGGAAGATTAGCTCTGTAGTTGCGTGGAAGAAGGGCGACAGGCTGTTTGGACAGGACGCTTTCAACCTA GCTTCCAGATTCCCATCGGACACCTTTTCGTCGTTGAAACTGCTTCAAGCGTCGCCGTTTGACGCCCCTGTCGTTTCGTACTATGGCAAGGTCTCCACTTCCGACGTCGTCGAGTCCGACCGCAAGACCGTCTCTCTCGTCCAATCCGATGGCACAGAATGGGCCGTCGAAGAGCTCGTCGCGATGGAGTTTGCGTACATCAAGCACCTCGCCGAGCTTGTCGCCAACGAAAAGGTCTCCGACGTCATCGTCACCGTGCCCCCTTATTTCTCTCAATTCGAACGTGACGCCATCGCAGACGCTATTGAGATTTCTGGCCTCAGAACGCTTGCCCTCATCAACGACGGCACAGCGGTTGCTGTGAACTATGCGATGACGCGGACATTCTCCACACCCGAGTACCACATCATCTACGACGCCGGCGCTTCAGGGATCAGGGCCACAGTAGCCTCGTTCACCACAGCATCCGACCCGAAGACTGGTGCTTCCGGAACGCACATCGCTGTTGCGGGAGTTGGGTATGACCGCGACCTTGGAGGAATTGAACTCGACAGGCGCATGCGTGAGATTCTCATCGAGGccttcaacaccaaacacaGAAGGAATATTCGAGAGGACAAACGTGGCATGGCCAAGCTTTGGAAAGAAGCTCAGCGAGTAAAAGCTATACTGAGCGCCAATACCGAGGTCATTTCGAACATCGAAAGCTTGGCCTGGGATATCGATTTCAAAACCAAAGTCACCCGTGCACAGTTCGAGGCTGCTTGTGAAGATCTCAAGGGAGAGTtcgccaagcccattgagAGCGCTTTGAAGAACGCTGGTTTGACTCTG GACAACATAACTTCCGTCATTTTGATGGGAGGATCGACGAGGACGCCCATGATTCAAGCTGCTCTCAAAGCTGCTGTTGGAGA GGACAAGATTGCCACCAACGTTAATACCGACGAAGCCGCTGTTCTTGGCGCTGCCCTTCACGGTGCCAGTCTTTCCAGGCAATTCAAGACAAAGAACATCAAAGTCAGCGACATTGGCGTGCACGATGTCCAAGTCTCGTATTTCGCCGCTCCGACGTCATCAAACACACGCCCACGTAGCATCACCACCCTGATCTTCCCCGCTGGCTCAAAGGTTGGCACGAAGAAGGTGCTCACTTTCAAAAGAAAGGAGGACTTCTCGCTCTTCTTGGATTACAAGAACCCCGTTGCCCCTGGCTTCCCCACGCGCATGTTGGAGGTTGACCTTGGAAATGTTACAGAAGCCATCGCTAATTTGACTGAGCGGGGAGCCACCGATCCTGTGGTTAAAGCCACACTTACTCTCTCTGAATCTGGATTTGTTTCTGTTACCGACGCAATTGCATTCGGAGAGATCAAGGACGAGAGTCTTACTG GTAAACTAAAAGGACTCTTCGGAGGAGGGAGCTCCTCGAGCGATGAGGCTACACAATCTGCTGAAAATGTTCCCCCTCGCGACTCTGACACTGCCTCTCCGTCGTCTTCTGCGGCTGCAGAGACTCCTTCATCGTCAGCAGCTGCCGAAAAGGACAAGAAACCTGCCGTCCCTGTAGAAAACACTATTCCCTTAACTATTTCAGTTAGATTTACGACGATACCACCCATGACCGTagacgaaaagaaaaaggcgcGCGGAAG ACTACGTGCTATCGACCTCGAAGAGTCGGCCAAGAGCCGCCGCGAAGAGGCCAGGAACACGTTCGAGAGCTATCTCTATAGACTGCGCGACCTCCTGAACGACGAGAGCGCCGACACCCCATTCAAGAAGTGCTCGCAGAGTAGCGAGAGGCAGGCCATCTCTGAGAAACTCGACGAGAGCTTCGCGTGGCTGTTTGACCGAGGTGATCTCGCCGAGACTTCACAGTTTTTGGATAAGAGGATTGCTCTTGA AACCCTAGAGAAGCCTATCATCCACCGATACCAGGAGATCGAAGCCTTCCCCCAGGCACTCAACAACTCCCAGATGTGGAACTGGAGCACGCGTCTGTTCCTCCAAGAGGCACGGGCCAACCTCACAGCAGAGCTCGCCGCCGACCTTCCCTCCAAATGGACCAAAGACGAGCTCGACGGCCTCGAGAAGACGCTGCGTGAGCATGAGGCCTGGCTGAGCGAGTGGGTCGAGAAGCAAAAGTCGGTCAAGTCCAATGAGGACCCGGTGATTGAGACGACGGAGATGAAGGCGCGCGCCAAGGTTCTGGAGACGCACTTGCAAAAGCTGTGGAAGCGTAAGGTTCCAAAAGTTATCAAGAAGAAGCCCAAACCGACTGCGACGACGTCGGCTGAGACGCCCGTCGAAACGGATGGTGCTGCGGGTGAGGAAGAAAATGGCGAGGAGGCGCCGTTTAATGAGGGTGCAGGCGAGGAGGATCAGGTTCCATTGCAGGAGGATGACAGACCTCATGATGAGCTTTAA